A stretch of Kaistella flava (ex Peng et al. 2021) DNA encodes these proteins:
- the fabF gene encoding beta-ketoacyl-ACP synthase II, which produces MELKRVVVTGFGAITPVGKNAKEYWESLVKGKSGAAPITLFDASKFKTKFACEVKNFDPLEHFDKKEAKKMDRNTQLGLVAAREAVEHSGIISDSLDKNRVGVIWGSGIGGLETFEKEVLGWANADIPRFNPFFIPKMIVDITPGHISIEYGFHGPNYATVSACASSANAMIDSKMLIQLGKADVIVCGGSEAAVTASGVGGFNAMMALSTRNDDPKTASRPFDKDRDGFVLGEGAGCIILEEYEHAVKRGATIYAELKGGGMSADAYHMTAPHPEGLGAYLVMKNCLEDAGITADEVDHINMHGTSTPLGDIAESNAISKLLGEHAFDIQINSTKSMTGHLLGAAGVIEAIAAIHTIIHNIVPPTINHFTDDERIDSRLNFTFNHAVEKEVKVAMSNTFGFGGHNACVLFTKI; this is translated from the coding sequence ATGGAATTAAAAAGAGTAGTTGTAACCGGCTTTGGCGCGATTACGCCTGTTGGAAAAAACGCTAAAGAATACTGGGAAAGCCTTGTAAAAGGTAAGAGCGGAGCCGCTCCTATTACTCTTTTTGATGCCTCTAAATTCAAAACCAAATTCGCGTGTGAAGTCAAAAACTTTGATCCATTAGAACATTTTGATAAGAAAGAAGCTAAAAAGATGGACCGTAACACGCAATTAGGTCTTGTTGCTGCAAGAGAAGCCGTAGAACATTCGGGTATCATCTCTGACAGCTTAGACAAAAATCGTGTAGGCGTAATTTGGGGTTCTGGTATCGGTGGATTAGAAACTTTTGAAAAAGAAGTATTAGGTTGGGCGAATGCAGACATTCCAAGATTTAATCCTTTCTTTATTCCAAAGATGATCGTCGATATTACACCAGGACATATTTCTATAGAATATGGTTTTCATGGTCCAAACTATGCTACTGTATCTGCATGTGCATCTTCTGCAAACGCAATGATCGATTCTAAAATGCTGATTCAATTAGGAAAAGCTGATGTAATCGTATGTGGTGGTTCTGAAGCTGCAGTGACAGCAAGTGGCGTTGGTGGATTTAATGCAATGATGGCACTTTCAACAAGAAACGACGATCCTAAAACTGCCTCAAGACCATTTGACAAAGACAGAGATGGATTTGTTCTTGGTGAAGGAGCAGGTTGTATTATTTTGGAAGAATATGAGCACGCTGTAAAACGTGGTGCAACTATTTACGCTGAATTAAAAGGCGGTGGAATGAGTGCAGATGCCTATCACATGACAGCACCACACCCTGAAGGTTTGGGCGCTTATCTTGTAATGAAAAATTGTTTAGAAGACGCTGGCATTACTGCCGATGAAGTAGATCACATCAATATGCATGGGACCTCTACTCCATTGGGAGATATCGCTGAATCTAATGCGATTTCAAAATTATTGGGAGAACACGCTTTCGACATTCAAATTAATTCTACCAAATCGATGACTGGTCATTTACTTGGCGCAGCGGGAGTTATTGAAGCGATTGCAGCAATACATACTATTATTCACAACATCGTACCACCTACTATCAATCATTTTACTGATGATGAAAGAATTGACAGCCGATTGAATTTTACATTTAATCACGCCGTTGAGAAAGAAGTGAAAGTTGCGATGAGTAATACTTTCGGTTTCGGCGGACATAATGCTTGTGTACTCTTTACCAAAATTTAA
- a CDS encoding M1 family metallopeptidase, whose translation MKIKLLILIFCSAFVLGQDIKNNPTSNHGNKFEQLGTILPTPNYYRTGSGAPGQGYWQNRADYDITAYLDEDKRNLKGSETITYYNNSPDDLDYLWLQLDENEHSSVKNAGYDSESFLPKQVSSADLKTTDLPKKNNGYGVNLEKVTDASGKPLSYVVNKTMMRIDLPKVLKKGEKFTFKIEWNYNISDRMKMGGRGGYEYFPEDGNDLYTITQWYPRMCVYSDFKGWQNNQFTGRAEFALAFGDFKVSMNVPADHIVASTGAGKNYDQVLTPAQLARWKQAQTAKEPVEIVTLEEAKKAEKSKSKERKIWKFEAENVRDFAWTSSRKFVWDGMKVIIPENKNEVMAMSLYPKEAYNLYRKFSTKVIAHTILTYSEYTIPYPYPVAQSIEAANGMEYPMICFNYGRTEKDGTYSEGTKNGMIGVIIHEVGHNFFPMIINSDERQWSWMDEGLNTFVEYLTEERWDNKFPSRRGPAHTIVDYMKLPKDQLEPIMTNSENIIQFGPNAYSKPATGLNILRETIVGRELFDKAFKTYSKRWAFKHPEPADFFRTMNDASAENLDWFWRGWFYGIDPVDIAIDKVTAIKPHLEATPQNREITYNVDAPMQNAFVDKSKIINKEDKNIVFYTDTDKDVQDFYWRYNRGQEKVDQTKEYKMKFDNYEKVPQKDKSKLENIYAYQIDFVNKGGLVMPIILEFTFEDGSKLNDKSSAQIWRKNEQKISKTYYFDKKLKSVQLDPMRETADIDTSNNFWGEIAEPTSKFQVFKQKHEGSARGAANGRVNPMQAAGKK comes from the coding sequence ATGAAAATCAAATTACTAATCCTTATTTTCTGTTCGGCCTTTGTTTTAGGACAGGATATTAAAAACAATCCTACGAGTAATCACGGCAATAAGTTTGAACAACTCGGAACCATTCTTCCAACTCCCAATTATTACCGTACAGGTTCTGGTGCACCGGGACAAGGTTATTGGCAAAATCGTGCAGACTATGATATTACCGCCTATTTAGATGAGGACAAAAGAAATTTAAAAGGTTCAGAAACCATTACCTATTATAATAATTCGCCTGACGATTTAGATTATTTGTGGTTGCAATTGGATGAGAACGAACATTCTTCGGTTAAAAATGCAGGTTATGACAGTGAGTCGTTTCTTCCAAAACAAGTAAGTTCAGCTGATTTAAAAACAACTGATTTACCTAAAAAGAACAATGGTTACGGTGTTAACTTAGAAAAAGTGACCGATGCTTCAGGAAAACCTTTGTCTTATGTGGTTAACAAAACCATGATGAGAATTGATCTTCCTAAAGTTTTAAAGAAAGGAGAGAAGTTTACTTTTAAAATCGAATGGAATTATAATATCTCTGACCGCATGAAAATGGGCGGACGTGGCGGCTATGAATATTTCCCTGAAGATGGAAATGATTTATACACCATTACCCAATGGTATCCGAGAATGTGTGTTTATAGCGATTTCAAAGGTTGGCAAAATAATCAGTTTACCGGCAGAGCAGAATTTGCCTTGGCTTTCGGTGATTTCAAAGTATCCATGAATGTTCCGGCTGATCACATCGTTGCCTCAACCGGAGCAGGAAAAAACTATGATCAAGTACTAACGCCGGCACAATTGGCAAGATGGAAACAAGCACAGACGGCCAAAGAACCTGTTGAAATTGTAACTTTAGAAGAAGCCAAAAAAGCTGAAAAATCTAAATCAAAAGAAAGAAAAATTTGGAAATTTGAAGCTGAAAACGTTCGTGATTTTGCCTGGACTTCTTCCCGTAAATTTGTTTGGGATGGTATGAAAGTGATTATTCCGGAAAATAAGAATGAAGTGATGGCGATGAGTTTATATCCGAAAGAAGCTTATAATCTCTACCGTAAATTTTCAACCAAAGTTATTGCGCATACGATTTTAACTTATTCAGAATACACAATTCCTTATCCTTATCCAGTTGCGCAGTCAATCGAAGCTGCCAACGGAATGGAATATCCAATGATTTGTTTCAACTACGGAAGAACTGAAAAAGACGGAACTTATTCTGAGGGAACTAAAAACGGAATGATTGGTGTAATCATCCACGAAGTTGGACATAACTTTTTCCCAATGATCATTAATTCAGATGAAAGACAGTGGTCTTGGATGGATGAAGGTTTGAATACTTTTGTAGAATATTTGACCGAAGAAAGGTGGGATAATAAATTCCCTTCCCGTCGTGGTCCTGCACATACCATTGTCGATTACATGAAATTGCCGAAAGATCAATTGGAGCCGATTATGACCAATTCTGAAAACATTATTCAATTTGGACCAAACGCTTATTCAAAACCAGCAACCGGATTGAATATTCTACGTGAAACTATTGTTGGAAGAGAATTGTTTGACAAAGCTTTTAAAACTTATTCTAAAAGATGGGCTTTCAAACATCCAGAACCGGCAGATTTTTTCAGAACAATGAACGATGCCAGTGCTGAAAATCTTGATTGGTTTTGGAGAGGTTGGTTCTATGGAATCGATCCTGTAGATATTGCAATTGATAAAGTGACTGCAATTAAACCGCATTTAGAGGCGACTCCGCAAAACAGAGAGATCACGTATAACGTAGATGCTCCAATGCAAAACGCTTTTGTTGACAAGTCGAAAATCATCAATAAAGAAGATAAAAATATTGTTTTTTACACTGATACAGATAAAGATGTTCAGGATTTTTATTGGAGATATAATCGTGGTCAAGAAAAAGTTGATCAGACGAAAGAATACAAAATGAAGTTTGATAATTATGAGAAAGTTCCTCAAAAAGACAAATCTAAATTAGAAAACATCTATGCTTATCAAATTGATTTCGTTAATAAAGGTGGCTTGGTAATGCCTATTATTTTAGAATTTACTTTTGAAGATGGATCTAAATTAAATGATAAATCATCGGCTCAAATCTGGAGAAAGAATGAACAGAAGATTTCTAAAACCTATTACTTTGATAAAAAGTTAAAATCTGTTCAACTCGATCCAATGCGTGAAACTGCAGATATAGATACTTCAAATAATTTCTGGGGAGAGATCGCAGAACCGACTTCGAAGTTTCAAGTCTTTAAGCAAAAACATGAAGGCTCTGCAAGAGGTGCTGCTAACGGAAGAGTTAATCCAATGCAAGCTGCTGGAAAGAAATAG
- a CDS encoding IPExxxVDY family protein, producing MKTQKFTLEIDEDDEITLGLVRLVKEVPDYELFYHLNILNPFKFTRIADLIYRGKHYDYYFPRFQSFHLDTQICIHFIANQSSQSIQKSLPVELFNTEGDTKYLLDHFPDVNYLITTSEPFDDFSLILLPENLLFQIQHFQLSPNEELYQLIQYYE from the coding sequence TTGAAAACCCAAAAGTTCACTCTTGAGATTGATGAAGACGATGAAATTACCTTAGGTTTAGTTCGTCTCGTAAAAGAAGTTCCAGATTACGAACTTTTTTATCATCTTAATATACTTAACCCTTTCAAGTTTACCCGAATTGCAGATTTAATTTACCGCGGAAAACATTACGATTACTATTTTCCAAGGTTTCAGTCATTTCACCTTGATACTCAAATCTGCATTCACTTTATTGCAAATCAGTCAAGTCAAAGCATTCAAAAGAGCCTTCCGGTAGAACTGTTTAATACAGAGGGAGATACAAAATATTTACTCGATCACTTTCCAGATGTTAACTACCTGATTACGACTTCGGAACCATTTGACGATTTTTCACTAATTTTGCTGCCTGAAAACCTTCTGTTTCAAATACAGCATTTTCAACTAAGCCCTAACGAGGAGCTTTATCAATTAATTCAATACTATGAATAA
- the groL gene encoding chaperonin GroEL (60 kDa chaperone family; promotes refolding of misfolded polypeptides especially under stressful conditions; forms two stacked rings of heptamers to form a barrel-shaped 14mer; ends can be capped by GroES; misfolded proteins enter the barrel where they are refolded when GroES binds): MAKEIKFDIESRDALKRGVDALANAVKVTLGPKGRNVVIEKSFGAPHVTKDGVTVAKEIELEDRVENMGAQMVKEVASKTNDIAGDGTTTATVLAQAIVREGLKNVAAGANPMDLKRGIDKAVLAVVANLKSQSKEVGDSSEKIKQVAAISANNDDTIGALIAEAFGKVGKEGVITVEEAKGTDTTVDVVEGMQFDRGYQSPYFVTNPEKMVTELENPYILLVEKKISSMKDLLPILEPVAQSGRALLIISEEVEGEALATLVVNKLRGSLKIAAVKAPGFGDRRKAMLEDIAILTGGQVISEERGFTMENATLEMLGTAEKVTIDKDNTTLVNGGGDEAQIKGRVNQIKAQMETTTSDYDREKLQERLAKLAGGVAVLYVGAASEVEMKEKKDRVDDALHATRAAVEEGIVAGGGVALVRAISALNFEGENMDESTGIKIVKRAIEEPLRQIVENAGGEGSVIVAKVAEGEADFGFNAKTDEYVNMYEAGIIDPTKVVRVALENAASVSGMLLTTECVITEVKSAEPAMPMGGMPGMM; encoded by the coding sequence ATGGCAAAAGAAATAAAATTCGATATTGAATCAAGAGACGCTTTGAAAAGAGGTGTTGATGCATTGGCGAACGCAGTAAAGGTAACTTTAGGTCCAAAAGGTAGAAACGTAGTAATCGAAAAATCTTTCGGTGCACCACACGTAACCAAAGACGGTGTTACTGTTGCAAAAGAAATTGAACTTGAAGACAGAGTTGAAAATATGGGTGCTCAAATGGTGAAAGAAGTTGCTTCTAAAACCAATGACATCGCTGGAGACGGTACAACTACCGCTACCGTTTTAGCTCAGGCAATCGTTCGCGAAGGTTTGAAAAACGTTGCTGCAGGAGCAAACCCAATGGATTTGAAGAGAGGAATTGACAAGGCAGTTTTAGCTGTTGTAGCCAATTTAAAATCTCAGTCTAAAGAAGTTGGTGATTCTTCAGAAAAAATTAAACAAGTTGCTGCAATATCTGCAAATAACGACGATACCATTGGAGCTTTGATCGCAGAAGCGTTCGGGAAAGTTGGTAAAGAAGGAGTTATTACCGTTGAAGAAGCTAAAGGAACTGATACAACGGTTGACGTTGTAGAAGGAATGCAGTTTGACAGAGGATATCAGTCACCTTATTTCGTAACTAACCCAGAGAAAATGGTTACTGAATTAGAAAATCCTTATATTCTTTTAGTAGAGAAAAAAATCTCTTCAATGAAAGATTTACTTCCGATTTTAGAGCCAGTAGCTCAATCAGGAAGAGCTTTATTGATTATCTCTGAAGAAGTTGAAGGTGAAGCTTTGGCAACTTTAGTGGTAAATAAATTAAGAGGATCTTTAAAAATCGCTGCAGTGAAAGCTCCAGGATTTGGAGACAGAAGAAAAGCAATGTTAGAAGATATCGCAATCTTAACTGGTGGTCAGGTTATTTCTGAAGAAAGAGGTTTTACCATGGAAAACGCTACTTTGGAAATGTTAGGAACTGCTGAAAAAGTAACGATTGATAAAGACAATACAACTTTAGTAAATGGTGGTGGAGATGAAGCGCAAATTAAAGGTAGAGTAAACCAAATCAAAGCGCAGATGGAAACTACTACTTCTGACTATGACAGAGAAAAATTGCAAGAAAGATTGGCGAAATTAGCTGGTGGAGTTGCAGTTCTTTATGTTGGAGCAGCTTCTGAAGTTGAAATGAAAGAGAAAAAAGACAGAGTTGATGATGCGCTTCACGCTACAAGAGCTGCAGTTGAAGAAGGTATCGTAGCTGGTGGTGGAGTAGCTTTAGTAAGAGCGATTTCAGCATTAAATTTCGAAGGTGAAAACATGGACGAATCAACAGGTATCAAAATTGTTAAAAGAGCGATTGAAGAGCCATTGAGACAAATTGTTGAAAATGCAGGTGGAGAAGGTTCTGTAATTGTTGCAAAAGTAGCTGAAGGTGAAGCTGATTTTGGATTCAATGCAAAAACTGATGAGTACGTGAATATGTACGAAGCAGGAATTATCGACCCTACGAAAGTAGTTCGTGTTGCTTTAGAAAATGCAGCTTCCGTTTCTGGAATGTTGTTGACGACAGAGTGTGTAATCACAGAAGTGAAAAGCGCAGAACCAGCAATGCCAATGGGTGGCATGCCGGGAATGATGTAA
- a CDS encoding GEVED domain-containing protein — translation MALLPFASFAQNAQSKVSVRPGTQKAAVAKSAAPSMSYAPAAYCIPMLDCSDGDSITNVNFAGINNTTSCSPNGYGNYTSIVTTSELLAGSTYPIKVTVGDGWAYENVSVWIDYNKNDIFEPSEFTYIGNVNNIPSGYVVPGNITIPTGTANGDYRMRVRVHANSASETDNTLACDEEEFYGETEDYTLKIGATAPTGCLTSPNGAYPTAAYTPVCNGTATAISTLCYAGEYSTVNVTTGTQYTFSLSKPTYFITIANSTGTTVLGSGTGSLTWTSTVTGPVRFYSHTNDSCGSGSSETMHSRLIKCGSVPVEPIYGCDQNYTGVPDLASNITKTLTGSTSSYAVANDFFVPKASAQYKIQTITANMVPLSGGADIASFDVKIMSDNGSKAPGAVVKSWTGVVPVSITTLPDLFAGYATYQVKLDLANYELPVNTAADTRYWISLQANSATSTSIYWIGYRYTEGWVTAPNYQSTNGGTSYVMATDTNSPGVHFESIWSIDAECSVAAVSEAGNKNLSFFPNPVKDFLTINSKKAIETLHIYNVAGQKMPVASKLVNGKVDMSRLAPGVYIISTILEGGINESFKVIKK, via the coding sequence ATGGCGCTATTGCCGTTTGCATCGTTTGCGCAAAACGCGCAATCAAAAGTTTCAGTTCGTCCAGGTACACAAAAAGCCGCTGTTGCAAAAAGTGCGGCGCCAAGTATGTCTTATGCTCCAGCTGCTTACTGCATACCTATGCTGGATTGCTCTGACGGAGACAGCATTACAAATGTCAATTTTGCTGGCATTAACAATACTACAAGCTGTAGTCCTAATGGCTACGGAAACTACACATCCATTGTAACTACTTCAGAATTGCTTGCCGGATCTACGTATCCCATTAAGGTAACGGTTGGCGACGGTTGGGCGTACGAAAACGTATCTGTATGGATTGACTACAACAAAAATGACATTTTTGAACCGTCGGAATTCACTTATATTGGGAACGTAAATAATATTCCTTCTGGCTATGTAGTACCTGGTAATATTACTATTCCTACAGGTACTGCAAATGGAGACTACCGCATGCGCGTAAGAGTTCACGCAAATTCAGCTTCTGAGACTGACAATACTTTGGCTTGCGATGAAGAAGAGTTCTATGGGGAAACTGAAGATTACACCTTAAAAATTGGTGCAACCGCTCCAACCGGATGCCTAACTTCACCAAATGGGGCATATCCAACTGCCGCATACACTCCTGTCTGTAACGGCACAGCAACTGCAATTAGTACGTTATGCTATGCAGGAGAATATTCTACTGTGAATGTCACTACTGGAACACAATACACTTTCTCACTTTCTAAACCTACCTATTTTATTACGATTGCGAATAGCACTGGTACTACAGTTTTAGGTTCAGGAACCGGAAGCTTAACTTGGACTTCCACCGTCACTGGCCCAGTTAGATTCTACTCGCACACGAACGACAGTTGTGGTAGTGGCTCAAGTGAGACAATGCATTCAAGGTTGATTAAATGTGGATCAGTTCCTGTAGAGCCAATTTATGGTTGTGATCAAAACTACACAGGTGTTCCAGATTTAGCAAGTAACATCACTAAAACCTTGACAGGCAGCACTTCATCTTATGCAGTAGCAAACGACTTCTTCGTTCCAAAGGCAAGTGCTCAGTATAAGATACAAACAATCACCGCGAACATGGTTCCACTATCTGGAGGAGCTGATATTGCATCATTTGACGTGAAAATAATGAGTGATAACGGAAGCAAAGCTCCTGGAGCTGTCGTTAAAAGCTGGACCGGCGTTGTACCTGTAAGCATAACTACTTTGCCGGATCTTTTTGCAGGTTACGCAACTTATCAAGTAAAATTAGACTTGGCTAATTATGAACTCCCTGTAAACACAGCTGCAGATACCAGATACTGGATATCTCTGCAAGCAAATTCAGCAACTTCAACTAGCATCTATTGGATTGGCTACAGATATACAGAAGGTTGGGTAACTGCACCAAATTACCAATCGACCAATGGCGGAACCTCATATGTTATGGCAACTGATACCAATTCTCCAGGAGTACATTTTGAAAGCATTTGGTCAATAGATGCAGAATGCTCCGTTGCAGCTGTTAGTGAAGCCGGAAATAAAAATCTTTCTTTCTTCCCTAACCCAGTGAAAGATTTCTTGACCATCAATTCGAAAAAAGCAATTGAGACTCTACACATCTATAATGTAGCAGGTCAGAAAATGCCAGTAGCTTCAAAATTAGTAAACGGTAAAGTAGACATGAGCAGATTAGCTCCAGGTGTTTATATTATCAGCACTATTCTTGAGGGTGGTATTAATGAATCATTCAAAGTGATTAAAAAATAA
- the pyk gene encoding pyruvate kinase, with product MNKYIKKTKIIATLGPASSDKETMMQLVQAGVDIFRINFSHADYDIVQKNVDTIREINKELGQSVGILGDLQGPKLRVGVVKEGSYLNPGDILTFTNERIEGDSTRVYMTYQKFPQDVKVGERILIDDGKLVLEVTETNNVDTVKAKTIQGGPLSSKKGVNLPNTNVSLPALTEKDIEDANFILDLELDWIALSFVRHAQDIIDLKEIIKNHPTNKQKTPIIAKIEKPEGVKNIEQILLECDGIMVARGDLGVEVPMEEVPAIQKNLVEKARKHSKPVIIATQMMETMINSLTPTRAEVNDVANSVLDGADAVMLSGETSVGRYPVDVVKNMSKIVKNIEQTHFYRTKNSPIEHEFDCIDERFITKRICLAAVRIAKTTNVEAIVTLTYSGYTAFQISAHRPNSNIIVFSSNKRVITMLNLLWGVRAFYYDMQKSTDETIIQVNMLAHTYGYVEQGDFVLNLNATPAYEDGKTNTLRLTTI from the coding sequence ATGAATAAATATATAAAAAAAACAAAAATCATCGCGACCTTAGGTCCTGCATCTTCTGATAAAGAAACAATGATGCAGTTGGTTCAGGCCGGTGTCGATATTTTTAGAATAAATTTTTCTCACGCTGACTATGATATCGTACAAAAAAATGTAGACACCATCCGTGAAATTAATAAAGAGCTAGGACAATCTGTAGGAATCTTAGGAGATTTACAAGGTCCTAAACTTCGTGTTGGTGTAGTAAAAGAAGGATCTTATTTGAATCCTGGCGATATCTTAACTTTCACCAATGAAAGAATAGAAGGAGATTCCACGAGAGTTTATATGACTTATCAGAAGTTTCCGCAAGATGTAAAAGTTGGGGAAAGAATTTTGATTGATGACGGAAAATTGGTTTTAGAAGTAACCGAAACCAATAATGTTGATACTGTAAAAGCAAAGACCATTCAAGGTGGACCGCTTAGTTCTAAGAAAGGGGTAAACCTTCCTAATACGAATGTTTCACTTCCCGCTTTAACCGAAAAAGATATTGAAGATGCCAACTTTATACTTGATTTAGAATTAGACTGGATTGCTTTATCATTTGTTCGTCACGCACAAGATATTATTGATTTAAAAGAAATCATTAAAAATCACCCTACTAACAAACAGAAAACTCCAATCATTGCAAAAATCGAAAAACCTGAAGGTGTAAAAAACATCGAACAGATTTTGTTAGAATGTGATGGGATTATGGTTGCGCGTGGTGATTTGGGCGTAGAAGTTCCCATGGAAGAAGTTCCTGCGATTCAAAAAAACTTAGTTGAGAAAGCGCGCAAGCATTCAAAACCAGTGATTATTGCAACGCAGATGATGGAAACCATGATTAACAGTTTAACACCGACCAGAGCGGAGGTAAACGACGTTGCGAACTCTGTATTAGATGGCGCTGATGCAGTAATGCTTTCAGGTGAAACTTCTGTTGGAAGATATCCTGTAGACGTCGTAAAAAACATGTCGAAAATTGTAAAAAATATCGAGCAAACTCATTTTTACAGAACCAAAAACTCACCAATTGAACATGAGTTTGATTGTATTGATGAACGTTTTATTACCAAAAGAATTTGTTTGGCTGCGGTAAGAATTGCAAAAACCACTAATGTTGAAGCGATTGTTACTTTAACCTATTCCGGTTATACTGCCTTTCAGATTTCTGCGCACCGACCCAATTCAAATATCATCGTATTCAGTTCAAACAAACGTGTTATCACGATGTTAAATCTATTGTGGGGCGTTCGTGCTTTCTATTATGATATGCAGAAATCAACGGATGAAACCATCATCCAGGTGAATATGTTAGCGCATACTTACGGTTATGTAGAGCAAGGCGATTTTGTTTTGAATCTTAATGCAACGCCAGCATATGAAGATGGAAAAACAAATACTTTAAGATTAACAACGATTTAA
- the groES gene encoding co-chaperone GroES — translation MSVNFKPLADRVLVEPTAAETTTASGIIIPDTAKEKPQEGTVVAVGPGKIDEPTTVKVGDKVLYGKYSGSELKLDGKDYLIVKEGDLLGILG, via the coding sequence ATGTCAGTAAATTTCAAACCATTAGCAGATAGAGTTTTGGTAGAGCCAACCGCTGCTGAAACTACGACCGCATCAGGAATTATTATCCCAGACACTGCAAAAGAAAAACCACAGGAAGGAACTGTAGTTGCTGTAGGACCTGGAAAAATTGATGAGCCAACTACAGTAAAAGTAGGAGACAAAGTTCTTTACGGAAAATATTCAGGGTCTGAATTGAAGTTAGATGGTAAAGATTACCTTATCGTAAAAGAAGGTGATTTATTAGGAATTCTTGGATAG
- a CDS encoding acyl carrier protein has product MSDIASRVKAIIADKLDVEETEVTPEASFTNDLGADSLDTVELIMEFEKEFNIQIPDDQAEKITTVGHAIAYIEEVVNK; this is encoded by the coding sequence ATGTCAGACATTGCATCAAGAGTAAAAGCTATCATCGCTGATAAACTCGACGTTGAAGAAACAGAAGTAACTCCAGAAGCTAGCTTCACTAACGATTTAGGAGCTGATTCTTTGGATACTGTAGAATTAATCATGGAATTCGAAAAAGAATTTAACATTCAGATTCCTGATGATCAAGCAGAAAAAATTACTACGGTAGGACACGCTATTGCTTACATTGAAGAAGTAGTGAACAAATAA
- the rnc gene encoding ribonuclease III has product MELKKYISKFLAKRKKNLSEKDYYLSNEMAKITGHAVQDINLYREAFSLKTSSKNKQSKNYERLEFLGDSVLGTIISCHLFATYPDANEGYLTQMKSKIVNRKNLNKLGNELSLTKFLQNESNTSLSENIAGNLFEALVGAIYLDLDYDTCRKIILDRLLTPKAINQLENKIISYKGLLLEWSQKKKVVIKYETLEEVQPNKNLVFRTHVWLDNEKISNATETSKKKAEEKAAQRAFYILNKKQSILENPKVHS; this is encoded by the coding sequence ATGGAGTTAAAGAAATACATTTCTAAATTCCTAGCAAAGAGAAAGAAAAATCTATCGGAGAAAGACTATTATTTAAGCAACGAAATGGCCAAAATTACTGGTCATGCCGTTCAAGATATTAATCTTTACCGGGAAGCATTTTCTTTAAAAACCTCATCTAAAAATAAGCAAAGTAAAAACTACGAACGTCTTGAGTTCTTAGGAGATTCTGTGTTGGGAACTATTATTTCCTGCCATCTTTTTGCGACCTATCCTGATGCCAATGAAGGATATCTCACCCAGATGAAGTCGAAAATTGTTAACAGAAAAAACCTTAATAAATTAGGGAACGAACTTTCTCTGACAAAGTTTTTGCAGAATGAATCTAATACGTCTCTCAGTGAAAATATCGCTGGGAATCTTTTTGAAGCCTTAGTTGGAGCAATTTATCTCGATTTGGATTACGATACTTGCAGAAAAATAATTCTCGATCGTTTATTGACACCAAAGGCAATTAATCAGCTTGAAAACAAAATAATAAGCTATAAAGGTTTATTATTAGAATGGAGTCAAAAGAAAAAAGTCGTCATTAAGTATGAGACTTTAGAAGAGGTTCAACCCAATAAAAATCTCGTTTTTAGAACTCATGTTTGGTTAGATAATGAGAAAATTTCAAATGCTACTGAAACTTCCAAGAAAAAAGCAGAAGAAAAAGCAGCACAACGAGCTTTCTATATTTTAAATAAAAAACAAAGTATTCTTGAAAACCCAAAAGTTCACTCTTGA